The Alcaligenes faecalis sequence CGCCTTGGGCGAATTGGCCCAGGCGTTCTTCGGCCAGATCCAACTGGGGCAGGACGCGGTTGGCAACGGCCAGCAGATACTGCCCAGCTTGCGTCAATTGCAGGTTGCGGCCTTCGCGACGCCAGATTTCTGTGCCCAGTTGCTGCTCCAGTTTTCGCATGGTGTGGCTAAGGGCGGATTGAGTAACGTGCAGCACGGCAGCAGCGGCGGTCAGGGACCCTTGCTTGTCAACTTGCTGGACGACGGCCAGATGGATGCGCTCTAACATGATACGTGAATAATATTCATGGTTTGGTGAGATAAGACCATTTTACTTCATTGATTCGGCTTCCTACAATGCAAGTCATTCTTTAATCCACTGGCCTATTGAGAGCAGCACATGACGACGATTCATAATCTTGGCTTTCCGCGCATTGGCGCCAAACGGGAACTGAAGTTCGCCTTGGAGTCCTACTGGAAGGGTGAGTCTTCGCGTGACGAACTCAAGGCTCTGGGTGCTCAGCTGCGTCAGCGTCATTGGGAAAACCAGGCGGGTCTGGATCTGGTGCCCGTTGGAGATTTCTCTTTTTACGATCAGGTGCTGGATGCCAGCTTTTTGCTGGGTAACTTGCCCGAGCGTGTGCAGGGCTTTCAGGGTGATGAGCTGGATAACTACTTCCGCGTAGCGCGCGGTCGTTCGGCCAAAGGTCTGGAAGATCATAGCGCCTGCTGCGGCGGTGTGGCTGCCGGTGAAATGACCAAATGGTTCGATACCAACTATCACTACATCGTCCCCGAATTTACGGCTGACACCCAGTTCAAGCTGGACGCCTCGCGTTTGCTGGAGCAACTGGCGCAAGCCAAGGCTCAAGGCGTGAAAGCCAAGCCTGTGATTATTGGTCCCGTGACTTATCTGGCACTGGGCAAGGCCAAGGATGAATCCAACAAGCTGGCCCTGCTGGATCGCTTGCTGCCCGTGTATGTCCAATTGCTGGATACGCTGGCCAAAGCCGGCGTGGAGTGGGTGCAGATTGACGAGCCTATTCTGGTTACGGAGCTGGATGCCGATTGGCAGCAAGCGTTCAAGACCGCTTATCAGCAACTGAAAGCTACGGGCGTGAAGTTGCTGGTAGCGACGTACTTTGGTCAGTTGCTGGAAAATGCTGCGTTGGCCGCCAGCTTGCCTGTCGCCGGTTTGCATGTGGATGCCATCAATGATCGTGATGGTGTGGATGCACTGCTCAAGCTTTTGGGTGACGACAAGGTCTTGTCCCTGGGCGTGATCAATGGTCGCAATATCTGGAAAACAGATTTGACCGCCGTGCTGGACTGGGTTGAGCCTATCGCCAAGCAATTGGGCGACCGTCTGTGGATTGCTCCTTCCTGCTCGCTGCTGCACGTGCCAGTTGATCTGGATAGCGAACAAAAGCTGGATGCCGATGTGAAGTCCTGGTTGGCCTTTGCCTTGCAAAAGCTGGATGAACTGCGGGTATTGGGCAAAGCCTTGAACCAAGGTCGTGATGCCGTCAAGGCAGAACTGGCCGAGAATCTGGCCGCGTTGACGGCTCGTCGCACCTCGCCCCGTGTGAACAATCCTGCGGTGAAAGCAGCGGTAGCTCGTATTTCGGCCGAGCTGGGCAAGCGCAAGAGCGTCTACGCACAGCGTGCGTCCAAGCAAGCTGAATTCCTGAAGTTGCCCGCATTCCCCACCACGACGATTGGTTCTTTCCCGCAAACGGTAGAAATCCGCCGTGCTCGTAGCGAGTTCAAGGCAGGTCGTCTGGACGAAAACAGCTATCAGGCCGCCATGCGTGCCGAGATTGAGCGCAGCGTGCGTGAGCAGGAAAAACTGGGGCTGGACGTGTTGGTACATGGCGAAGCCGAGCGCAACGACATGGTCGAATACTTTGGTGAGCAACTGGACGGTTACGCATTCACTCAGTTTGCTTGGGTGCAGTCTTACGGTTCGCGCTGCGTGAAACCGCCCATCCTGTTTGGTGACATCAGCCGTCCTCAAGCCATGACGGTGGAATGGATCACCTACGCCCAGTCGCTGACTCAAAAACCCATGAAGGGCATGTTGACCGGCCCTGTGACGATTTTGAACTGGTCCTTTGTGCGTGATGATCAGCCTCGTTCGGCTTCTTGCCTGCAACTGGCGCTGGCCATTCGTGAAGAAGTGCTGGATCTGGAAAAGGCCGGTGTGCATGTGATTCAGATCGACGAAGCTGCCTTGCGTGAAGGTTTGCCACTGCGTAAATCGCAATGGCAGAGCTATCTGGACTGGGCCGTGGAGAGCTTTCGCATCGCCGCCAACGGCGTGGGTGACGAGACGCAAATCCACACACACATGTGCTACTCGGAATTCAACGACATCATTTCCTCCATCGCCGATATGGATGCGGACGTGATCACCATTGAAACCAGCCGCTCGGACATGGAGTTGTTGGAAGCCTTCGAGAACTTCCAGTACCCCAACGAGATTGGCCCTGGCGTGTACGACATTCATTCGCCTAACATTCCGACCGAGCAGCACATTGTGAATTTGATGAAGAAAGCCGCCGAGCGCGTGCCAGCAGAACGTCTGTGGGTGAACCCTGACTGCGGTTTGAAGACACGTCAATGGGCCGAGGTGATTCCCGCTTTAACGAATATGGTGGCCGCAGCGAAAGCATTGCGGGCAAGTGCCTGATCCGATCAGGAGTGAGTTTGGCGGAAGGTCCCGGCCAAATGCCGGGACTTTTTTTGAGGGCGATTCAACATGGTTTTCTGGCTTCACCAGGAAGAAGAGAGCAAGCGGCACAGCCCCCAAAGCAGATCCGACAAACAGCGTGACATATACATAAATAAGATGAATTTATTTTTCAAGATCAGTGACTTGGCTGAAAATAAATTCGAGATTGAAATCAGCAATCAGGGCATACATAAAAAATGAATAAAGAATTCGCGTTCAGCATCAAAAGCATCCGTTTTGATGAAAACTATCGTCCATCCGATAACACACGTATTACCACTAACTTTGCCAACCTGGCCCGTGGTGAAAGCCGTCAGCAAAACTTGCGCAATACTCTGGCGATGATTAACAATCGCTTCAACAATCTGGCGCATTGGGACAACCCGAATGGAGATCGTTACTCGGTTGAACTGGATATTGTCTCTGTTGATATTGATGTTGAAGGCAATGGCTCTACATTCCCTACCATCGAAATCCTGAAAACCAATATTGTCGATCACAAAGAAAACAAGCGTATTGACGGAATTGTCGGCAACAACTTCTCTTCGTATGTGCGTGACTACGATTTCAGCGTGGTTCTGCAGGAGCACAACAAGAACAAAAATGGTTTCAGCGCCCCGGAAGGCTTTGGTGATTTGCACGGCAAACTGTTCAAGGCTTTTGTAAACTCTACCCTGTACCAGGACAACTTCAACAAATCCCCCGTGATTTGCCTGAGCGTATCCAGCAGCAAGGTCTACCACCGTACAGGTAATCAGCATCCCGTATTGGGCCTTGAATACCAGCAAAACGAGTTTTCGCCGACTGACGAGTATTTTGCAAAAATGGGTCTGCAGGTTCGTTATTTCATGCCCCCAAATAGCGTGGCGCCGTTGGCCTTTTACTTCCGTGGCGATTTGCTCAGTGACTACACGAATCTGGAATTGATCAGTACCATCAGCACGATGGAGACATTCCAGAAAATCTACCGTCCCGAGATTTACAATGCCAATTCGGCAGCAGGAATGCGCTATCAGCCCAGCCTGAAAAATGCGGATCACTCGGTCACGCAAATTGTCTACGATCGTGAAGAACGTAGCCGTCTGGCGGTTGAGCAGGGCCGGTTTACCGAAGAAAGTTTTATCAAGCCATACAAAGTGATTCTTGATCAATGGGCAGCCAGTTACGCGCTTTGATTCATCAAAAACAACAAGGTTATTTATTATGAAAAAATTGCTACCCACCTCCACCGCTGGCAGTTTGCCTAAACCCTCCTGGCTTGCTGAACCCGAGAAACTGTGGTCGCCCTGGAGACTGGAAGGTGAGGACCTGGTCGAAGGCAAGAAAGATGCACTGCGTCTGTCTCTGCAAGAACAATTGCACGCCGGTATTGACCTGATTAGCGATGGCGAGCAAACCCGCCAGCACTTTGTCACTACCTTCATTGAGCATCTGGAAGGTGTGGACTTTGAAAAGCGCGAGACCGTGCGTATTCGTGACCGTTACGACGCCAGCGTGCCAACCGTTGTGGGGGCCGTGACTCGTCCCAAATCCGTGTTTGTGGATGATGCCAAATTCTTGCGCCAACAAACTTCACAGCCGATCAAATGGGCGCTGCCAGGCCCCATGACCATGATCGATACGCTGTACGACAACCACTACAAGAGCCGTGAAAAACTGGCTTGGGAATTTGCCAAGATCCTGAACCAGGAAGCCAAAGAGCTGGAAGCCGCCGGCGTGGATATCATCCAGTTTGACGAGCCCGCTTTCAACGTGTTCTTTGACGAAGTGAACGATTGGGGTATTGCGACTCTGGAACGTGCCATCGAAGGGCTGAAGTGCGAAACCGCCGTGCACATTTGCTACGGCTACGGCATCAAGGCCAACACCGACTGGAAAAAGACCCTGGGTTCGGAGTGGCGTCAGTACGAAGAGTCCTTCCCGAAGCTGCAGCAATCCAAGATCGACATCATCTCCCTGGAATGCCAGAACTCCCACGTTCCTATGGATTTGATCGAACTGATCCGTGGCAAGAAAGTGATGGTTGGCGCCATTGACGTGGCGACCAACGTCATTGAAACCGCTGACGAGGTGGCCAACACCTTGCGTAAGGCGCTGAAGTTTGTAGATGCGGACAAGCTGTATCCTTGCACCAACTGCGGTATGGCACCTTTGCCACGCGCCGTGGCTCGCGGCAAGCTGCACGCCCTGAGCGCCGGTGCTGAAATCGTTCGTAAGGAACTGTCGGCCTGAGAGGCTTGGTGCCTGCACGCTAGCGAGTTCAGACGGCCCCCAGCAAACAGTATGGATGGCTAAGCCATCGCTGTTGCTGGGGGCCGTTTTATTGGGGCTGCTGATTTTGTCGTACATGCCTCTGACGCGTCTGGATTTTGTGATTGGTGTCACAGGTTTGCTGTGACAGTGGCTAATTTTGGTCTTGAGTCACAGCACATCGTGCAACGCTTTTGGAACTGCTAGCACTGACTGTCTTATGGTGAGTACTGCGCTGGCGTTTGGCAGACAGCCAGGTTAATAGGTCACCGCCTGTAAAACGTGGCGGGCAATAGAAACAGAATTCAGTTGTGTGTCTGACACTGTCAAGCCCTCCTTGCGAGAGGGTTTTTTCTTGGTCAACTATTGTTATGTTATAACATCTCAAAAATGGTAAAAATCCTGTGTAAGGAGCTGCCCATTGATGCTCAAGGATGAAGAGAAATGACGATGAACCTCGATAACACACCGGTCGATCCCGCGGCCCGCATTCCCGTAACGGTTTTGTCTGGTTTTCTGGGGGCAGGCAAGACGACTTTGTTGAACCACATTCTGAACAATCGCGAAGGCCGCCGCGTCGCTGTCATCGTGAACGATATGAGTGAGGTCAATATTGATGCCGCTCTGGTTCGTGATGGCGGTGCCGAGCTATCGCGCACGGATGAAAAGCTGGTGGAAATGAGCAACGGCTGTATTTGCTGCACCTTGCGCGAGGACTTGCTGCTGGAGGTCGACCGTCTGGCCAAGGAAGGGCGGTTTGATCAGTTGGTGATTGAATCCACTGGCATCTCAGAGCCGCTGCCCGTGGCTGAAACCTTCACCTTTGAAGGCGAGGATGGTCGTTGCCTAGGTGAAGTCGCTCGCTTGGACACCATGGTTACGGTGGTGGATGCCTTTAACTTCCTGCGCGACTATAGCTCGCAAGACAGCATTCAGTCCCGTGGCGAATCCCTGGGTGAAGAAGACGCGCGTACGGTTGTGGACCTGTTGATTGAGCAGATCGAGTTCTGTGATGTGCTGGTTCTGAACAAGATTGATTTGATCAGTGAACCAGAGCGTGAACGTCTGATGGCGATTCTGAACAGTCTGAATCCCCGCGCTCGTATTGAGACGGCCGAGTTCGGCAAGGTGCCCTTGGAGCGTGTACTCAACACCGGCTTGTTTGATTTTGAAGAAGCCTCCAGAGCCCCCGGCTGGTTGCAGGAATTGCGCGGCACGCACACCCCGGAAACGGAGGAGTACGGCATAGGCAACTTTGTGTACCGCGCACGCCGTCCATTCCACCCACAGCGTTTTCTGGAATTGGTCGAAAGCGAATGGCCTGGTGTGGTGCGTTCCAAAGGCTTTTTCTGGTTGGCGAACTTCCCGACTCTGGCGGGGTCCTGGTCACAGGCGGGAGCAGTGGCTCGCTATCACGTGGCGGGTTATTGGTGGGCTTCCATGCCGCCCGAGCGTTGGCCGGAAGACCCTGAAGCGGTAGCCCTGATCAAGGAAAAATGGGATGAGCGAGTCGGGGACGCGCGTCAGGAGCTGGTTTTGATTGGCATGGAGATGGACGAAGCGGCATTGCGCGCCCGTTTTGATGCCTGCCTGCTCAATGATGAAGAAATGGCCAGTGGTCCCAGCACCTGGACAACATGGGCGAATCCGTTTTCAGACTGGCCTTGATGGAATGGAGGTCTTGCCAAATCCATGCGGACTGGAACAAGGCCTTTTGATTGGATGTTGAGTATGACTGTTGTATTGCCCGACCCGGCGCTAAACGATCCCACCCATGGCCTGACTCCGTTGTCCTGGGTGGGGATGGAGGGTATTGATTTACCTATTACCGTGCTCGAACCGGGCTATAGGCGCCAACTGCATGCGCGTGTGGATGCCCAGGTGGATTTGCCGCTGGCGCATGTGAAAGGGATACACATGTCCAGGCTGTATCGCTTGCTCAATGACGTGTCACCAGAGCAAGCCCTGTCGCCCTTGGGGCTGCGGCGTCTTTTGCAAAGCATGGTGGATAGCCAGGACGACTGTGGCACACGTAGTGCGCGACTGGGTTTTAGCTTTGATTTATTGCTGCGACGGCCTGCCTTGGTGACGCAGGATCTGGCCGGCTGGAAGTCCTATCCCGTCGTGCTGGAAGCCAGACTTTTGGATGGTATCTTTGTGTGCAAGGTGCAGGTTCAGATTGGCTATTCGTCGACCTGTCCTTGTTCGGCGGCGCTGGCTCGGCAATTGATTGAACAGGGCTTTATGCAAGCCTTTGGAAAGCAGCCTGTGCTGCGTGCTGAAGAGGTAGCTGTCTGGTTGCGTCAAAACGCCAGTCTGGCTACGCCTCATAGCCAGCGCAGTCAGGCTCTGGTTCAAGTGCAGGTAGCGGAAGATAGCGAGGATTTCGGGCTTTTAACCTTGATTGATCGTGTTGAAAAGGCACTGGCAACCCCCTTGCAAACCGCCGTCAAACGAGCTGACGAGCAAGCTTTTGCCGCCTTGAATGGCCAGAACCTGATGTTTGTGGAGGACGCCGCGCGTTGTATAGAAGCGGCCTTGGTGGGCTATCAGAACCCTGGTGTTCAGGTCCGCCATCTGGAGAGCCTGCATCCCCATGATGCGGTGGCGTTCAAGACTCCTTTGTCGGCAGGGATGTCTCTTTCAGGGCTGAAGGAGGGCGTGGCGCCATGCGTGTTTTAGCCCTTGCTAGTCCTTGCCACACACAGTGGCAACATCAAACTTGCTTGCTGCTGGGGCAGGCAGGCAAGCTCACGGTCAGCCCGTCCGACCTGATGCTTCGCTCCCGTGTGTTGGAGCTGCGATGAAAACCGTTCTTGTCTCTGCCCTGGTCCTGCTGGTTCGCGGCTATCAGCTTCTTATCAGCCCATTGCTGGGGCCACGTTGCCGTTTTCATCCGACTTGTTCTCAGTATGCGATTCAGGCTTTGCGAACGCATGGCCCCTTCAAAGGAACCTGGCTGGCCGCACGGCGTATTGTCCGTTGCCACCCCTGGCATCCGGGTGGGTACGACCCGGTTCCGGCTCTTGGTGAGCAGGGCAGGCAATCGCCCAGGCAAACAGGAGAAGGCCGTGGATAAGGAAGCAGCGCCAGAAGAGTCCATAGCCCAAGCCCAGCAAGCCATTGTGGACAGCTTTCAGTGCCTGGGTGACTGGATGCTGCGTTATGAGTATCTGATTGATCTGGGGTGCTCCTTGCCGGACTTTCCCGAAACATGGCGTACGGAGGCGAATCGCTTGCACGGCTGTCAGGCACAAGTGTGGATGGTGTCTGAATTGCGTGATCACAGGCTGTTTTTTCAGGCTCGTAGTGATTCCGCCATTGTTACGGGCTTGTTGGCTTTATTGATGAAGGTGTATTCGGGGCGTCTGCCTGAAGAAATCCTTTCCCATCCGCCCGACTTTTTACGGGCAATTGAACTGGAGCAGCACTTGTCACCGAATCGCGCCAATGGCCTGTTTCACATGATGGAGCGGATTCGTTTGATGGCACAAGACGCTCTGGATGTAGAAGCTGCCAAGGCAAAACCATGACGCCAGAAACTCCGAAGGCCCCTACCTCCCAGACTGCAGAAACCGCCAGGCAGCAAAATTTGCGTCATGCCGATTTGCTGCTCTGTGGCGGCACGGTAATGACCCCTAACGGAGCCGAACATATCGATATTGCCTGTGTGCAAGGCCGGATTATGGCTCTGGGCGATTTGCGGCCCAGTTGGAGCGCAGACGGTGTGCTGGACCTTACGGGGTTGCACGTATTGCCAGGGGTGATAGACAGTCAGGTGCATTTCCGAGAGCCGGGGCTGGAGCACAAAGAGAATCTGGAAGCGGGTACACGGGGCGCGGTCCTGGGCGGGGTGACGGCGGTTTTCGAGATGCCCAACACGCATCCCTTGACCTTGGGAGCTGCTGATTTGCAAGCCAAGCTGGATGCCGCTCAAGGCCGTAGCTGGTGTGATCATGCCTTTTATATCGGTGGTTCTGCCTTGAATGCCGAGTCCTTGCAGGAATTGGAGCAGCTCCCAGGCTGTGCAGGTATCAAGGTCTTTATGGGCAGCTCTTTTGGAGACTTATTAGCGGATGAGGACGACGTCCTGCGTCGCATCCTGCGTCATGGCCGCAGACGGCTGGCGGTGCACGCGGAGGATGAAGCCAGGCTGCGTGAACGCAAACATATCGCCCTGGATAGCGGCGATGTGCGCCAACATCCGGTTTGGCGCGATGTGGAAAGTGCCTTGAAGGCCACCCAACGCATTGTGCATCTGGCGGCAGAGGTGAATCGCCGTTTGCATGTGCTCCACGTGTCTACCGCAGAGGAAATGCAGTTTCTGGCTGCACACAAACACCGCGTGACAGTAGAAGTGACCCCGCATCATTTAAGCCTGCAAGCCCCGGAATGCTATGAGTGTCTGGGCAGTCTGGCGCAAATGAATCCCCCGGTGCGCGAGCAAGCCCATCAGGATGCGCTATGGCAAGCGATTCGATCGGGTGTAGTGGATGTCATCGGCAGCGATCACGCGCCCCATACCTTGCTGGAAAAATCCCAGGCCTATCCCGCTTCACCCAGCGGTATGACTGGCGTGCAAACCTTGCTGCCCGTGATGTTGAACCATGTCCATGCAGGCCGTTTAAGCCTGCAACGGCTAGTGGATTTGACCAGTGCCGGGCCTGCCCGGATTTTTGGTCTGGAAGGCAAGGGACGCATTGCTGTGGGCTGTGATGCGGATTTCAGCATTGTGGATGTGAAGGCGCGGCGCCGTATCCGCAATGACTGGATTGCCAGTGTTAGCGGTTGGTCTCCCTATGACGGCACGCCGGTGGTGGGCTGGCCGATTCACACCATTGTGCGCGGTCACTGTGTGGTTCGTGATGAAGCCTTGGCAGGGCAAGCACAAGGCAGGCCGCTGCGTTTTCTGGAAGTCCCTTAGCCGCCTATTCAGCAAGGAGTGCGCCATGACGGATTCAAAAGAGCTTAAAGAGCGTGGCCTGAAGGTGACCACCGCCCGTATTCAGATTCTTGAGATTTTTCAGGCCCCCGGCATTCGTCATTTGACGGCGGACGATGTGTATCGCCAATTGATACGACAAGGCAGCGAGATTGGCCTGGCGACCGTCTACCGCGTGCTGACTCAGTTGCAGCAGGCAGGTTTGTTAAAGCAGGTTTATTTTGAATCCGGCCGGGCGCTCTATGAGCTGGATGATGGCGAGCACCATGATCACCTGATCTGCACGGACTGCGGGCGTGTGCAGGAATTTCATGACAAGGCCATCGAGCAGCGACAAAAAGCGATTGCTCAAGAACGAGGTTTTCAGATTCTGGAGCATAGCCATGTGCTGTATGGCCGTTGCCTGACACCGGATT is a genomic window containing:
- the metE gene encoding 5-methyltetrahydropteroyltriglutamate--homocysteine S-methyltransferase produces the protein MTTIHNLGFPRIGAKRELKFALESYWKGESSRDELKALGAQLRQRHWENQAGLDLVPVGDFSFYDQVLDASFLLGNLPERVQGFQGDELDNYFRVARGRSAKGLEDHSACCGGVAAGEMTKWFDTNYHYIVPEFTADTQFKLDASRLLEQLAQAKAQGVKAKPVIIGPVTYLALGKAKDESNKLALLDRLLPVYVQLLDTLAKAGVEWVQIDEPILVTELDADWQQAFKTAYQQLKATGVKLLVATYFGQLLENAALAASLPVAGLHVDAINDRDGVDALLKLLGDDKVLSLGVINGRNIWKTDLTAVLDWVEPIAKQLGDRLWIAPSCSLLHVPVDLDSEQKLDADVKSWLAFALQKLDELRVLGKALNQGRDAVKAELAENLAALTARRTSPRVNNPAVKAAVARISAELGKRKSVYAQRASKQAEFLKLPAFPTTTIGSFPQTVEIRRARSEFKAGRLDENSYQAAMRAEIERSVREQEKLGLDVLVHGEAERNDMVEYFGEQLDGYAFTQFAWVQSYGSRCVKPPILFGDISRPQAMTVEWITYAQSLTQKPMKGMLTGPVTILNWSFVRDDQPRSASCLQLALAIREEVLDLEKAGVHVIQIDEAALREGLPLRKSQWQSYLDWAVESFRIAANGVGDETQIHTHMCYSEFNDIISSIADMDADVITIETSRSDMELLEAFENFQYPNEIGPGVYDIHSPNIPTEQHIVNLMKKAAERVPAERLWVNPDCGLKTRQWAEVIPALTNMVAAAKALRASA
- a CDS encoding DUF1852 domain-containing protein, whose amino-acid sequence is MNKEFAFSIKSIRFDENYRPSDNTRITTNFANLARGESRQQNLRNTLAMINNRFNNLAHWDNPNGDRYSVELDIVSVDIDVEGNGSTFPTIEILKTNIVDHKENKRIDGIVGNNFSSYVRDYDFSVVLQEHNKNKNGFSAPEGFGDLHGKLFKAFVNSTLYQDNFNKSPVICLSVSSSKVYHRTGNQHPVLGLEYQQNEFSPTDEYFAKMGLQVRYFMPPNSVAPLAFYFRGDLLSDYTNLELISTISTMETFQKIYRPEIYNANSAAGMRYQPSLKNADHSVTQIVYDREERSRLAVEQGRFTEESFIKPYKVILDQWAASYAL
- a CDS encoding methionine synthase, with the protein product MKKLLPTSTAGSLPKPSWLAEPEKLWSPWRLEGEDLVEGKKDALRLSLQEQLHAGIDLISDGEQTRQHFVTTFIEHLEGVDFEKRETVRIRDRYDASVPTVVGAVTRPKSVFVDDAKFLRQQTSQPIKWALPGPMTMIDTLYDNHYKSREKLAWEFAKILNQEAKELEAAGVDIIQFDEPAFNVFFDEVNDWGIATLERAIEGLKCETAVHICYGYGIKANTDWKKTLGSEWRQYEESFPKLQQSKIDIISLECQNSHVPMDLIELIRGKKVMVGAIDVATNVIETADEVANTLRKALKFVDADKLYPCTNCGMAPLPRAVARGKLHALSAGAEIVRKELSA
- the zigA gene encoding zinc metallochaperone GTPase ZigA yields the protein MTMNLDNTPVDPAARIPVTVLSGFLGAGKTTLLNHILNNREGRRVAVIVNDMSEVNIDAALVRDGGAELSRTDEKLVEMSNGCICCTLREDLLLEVDRLAKEGRFDQLVIESTGISEPLPVAETFTFEGEDGRCLGEVARLDTMVTVVDAFNFLRDYSSQDSIQSRGESLGEEDARTVVDLLIEQIEFCDVLVLNKIDLISEPERERLMAILNSLNPRARIETAEFGKVPLERVLNTGLFDFEEASRAPGWLQELRGTHTPETEEYGIGNFVYRARRPFHPQRFLELVESEWPGVVRSKGFFWLANFPTLAGSWSQAGAVARYHVAGYWWASMPPERWPEDPEAVALIKEKWDERVGDARQELVLIGMEMDEAALRARFDACLLNDEEMASGPSTWTTWANPFSDWP
- the folE2 gene encoding GTP cyclohydrolase FolE2, with protein sequence MTVVLPDPALNDPTHGLTPLSWVGMEGIDLPITVLEPGYRRQLHARVDAQVDLPLAHVKGIHMSRLYRLLNDVSPEQALSPLGLRRLLQSMVDSQDDCGTRSARLGFSFDLLLRRPALVTQDLAGWKSYPVVLEARLLDGIFVCKVQVQIGYSSTCPCSAALARQLIEQGFMQAFGKQPVLRAEEVAVWLRQNASLATPHSQRSQALVQVQVAEDSEDFGLLTLIDRVEKALATPLQTAVKRADEQAFAALNGQNLMFVEDAARCIEAALVGYQNPGVQVRHLESLHPHDAVAFKTPLSAGMSLSGLKEGVAPCVF
- the yidD gene encoding membrane protein insertion efficiency factor YidD, with the translated sequence MKTVLVSALVLLVRGYQLLISPLLGPRCRFHPTCSQYAIQALRTHGPFKGTWLAARRIVRCHPWHPGGYDPVPALGEQGRQSPRQTGEGRG
- a CDS encoding SufE family protein, which translates into the protein MDKEAAPEESIAQAQQAIVDSFQCLGDWMLRYEYLIDLGCSLPDFPETWRTEANRLHGCQAQVWMVSELRDHRLFFQARSDSAIVTGLLALLMKVYSGRLPEEILSHPPDFLRAIELEQHLSPNRANGLFHMMERIRLMAQDALDVEAAKAKP
- a CDS encoding dihydroorotase, translating into MTPETPKAPTSQTAETARQQNLRHADLLLCGGTVMTPNGAEHIDIACVQGRIMALGDLRPSWSADGVLDLTGLHVLPGVIDSQVHFREPGLEHKENLEAGTRGAVLGGVTAVFEMPNTHPLTLGAADLQAKLDAAQGRSWCDHAFYIGGSALNAESLQELEQLPGCAGIKVFMGSSFGDLLADEDDVLRRILRHGRRRLAVHAEDEARLRERKHIALDSGDVRQHPVWRDVESALKATQRIVHLAAEVNRRLHVLHVSTAEEMQFLAAHKHRVTVEVTPHHLSLQAPECYECLGSLAQMNPPVREQAHQDALWQAIRSGVVDVIGSDHAPHTLLEKSQAYPASPSGMTGVQTLLPVMLNHVHAGRLSLQRLVDLTSAGPARIFGLEGKGRIAVGCDADFSIVDVKARRRIRNDWIASVSGWSPYDGTPVVGWPIHTIVRGHCVVRDEALAGQAQGRPLRFLEVP
- the fur gene encoding ferric iron uptake transcriptional regulator, with protein sequence MTDSKELKERGLKVTTARIQILEIFQAPGIRHLTADDVYRQLIRQGSEIGLATVYRVLTQLQQAGLLKQVYFESGRALYELDDGEHHDHLICTDCGRVQEFHDKAIEQRQKAIAQERGFQILEHSHVLYGRCLTPDCEYRPEPMMTRKKRED